In the genome of Serratia symbiotica (Periphyllus acericola), one region contains:
- a CDS encoding TerC family protein: MEWIADPTLWVGLATLVVLEIVLGIDNLIFIAILAEKLPKKQRDKARVVGLLIALLMRLALLSSISWLGTLTQSIFVVATHAFSSRDLIMLIGGLFLLFKATTELHERLEGKDQVQQESRKGARFWPVVAQIVVLDAVFSLDSVITAIGMVDHLAVMMIAVCIAIGLMLLASKPLTCFVNTHPTIVILCLSFLLMIGFSLVAEGLGYLIPKGYLYVAIGFSVLIEALNQLAQFNRRRFLSRVRPLRERTAEAVRRMLSGKHEEAELDSHYASLLVDSASCEVFNQQERHMIERVMGMAQRTVSSIMTSRHDVEYLELNDPQEKLTQLLEKNQHTRIVVVENSASDEPLGVIYTIDVLKQQLAQVPLALRALVRQPLIFPEQLTLLSALEQFRQAQTHFAFVVDEFGSVEGIVTLTDVMETIAGNLPEDGEEIDARHDIQQNEDGSWTANGYMPLEDLVLYLPLSLEEKREYHTLAGLLMEHSQRIPQEGEHLCIGDYLFEPLEVNSHRVLKVKITSLSPPEPDD; the protein is encoded by the coding sequence ATGGAATGGATCGCAGATCCAACACTTTGGGTCGGCCTGGCCACTTTGGTGGTGCTGGAAATCGTTCTGGGTATAGATAACCTTATCTTTATCGCCATTCTGGCGGAAAAATTACCAAAAAAACAAAGAGATAAAGCTCGCGTTGTCGGCCTGCTGATAGCATTGCTGATGCGGCTGGCGCTACTGTCCTCCATTTCCTGGTTGGGCACACTTACCCAATCGATATTTGTGGTTGCTACGCACGCCTTTAGTAGCCGTGATCTCATTATGCTGATCGGCGGGTTATTCCTGTTGTTCAAAGCCACCACGGAATTGCACGAACGGCTAGAAGGCAAGGATCAAGTACAACAAGAGTCACGCAAAGGCGCTCGTTTCTGGCCAGTGGTGGCGCAAATTGTGGTGCTGGATGCCGTCTTTTCGCTCGATTCGGTGATCACTGCAATTGGCATGGTCGATCATCTGGCAGTCATGATGATTGCGGTTTGTATCGCCATCGGCCTGATGTTGCTGGCCAGTAAGCCTTTGACTTGTTTCGTCAACACTCATCCCACTATCGTCATTCTGTGTCTGAGTTTCCTGCTGATGATCGGCTTTAGCCTGGTCGCAGAAGGCTTAGGCTATCTTATTCCGAAGGGCTACCTGTATGTAGCGATTGGTTTCTCGGTATTGATCGAGGCATTGAACCAACTGGCACAATTCAACCGCCGACGCTTTCTATCCAGGGTGCGTCCGTTACGCGAGCGTACCGCAGAAGCGGTGCGGCGCATGCTGAGCGGCAAGCATGAAGAAGCGGAGCTTGACAGCCATTACGCCAGTTTGCTGGTCGATAGCGCAAGTTGTGAAGTTTTTAACCAGCAAGAACGACATATGATCGAGCGTGTGATGGGGATGGCGCAGCGCACGGTCAGCAGTATCATGACCTCCCGCCATGACGTGGAATATCTAGAACTGAACGATCCACAGGAAAAGTTGACCCAACTGCTGGAGAAAAACCAGCATACGCGCATCGTGGTAGTAGAAAATAGTGCCAGTGACGAACCTCTGGGTGTCATTTATACCATTGACGTGTTGAAACAACAGTTAGCCCAGGTACCACTGGCGTTACGCGCACTGGTGCGCCAGCCGCTGATTTTCCCCGAACAGCTCACATTACTAAGCGCGTTGGAGCAGTTCCGTCAGGCGCAGACGCACTTTGCTTTTGTGGTCGACGAGTTCGGTTCTGTTGAAGGAATTGTCACCTTGACCGACGTCATGGAAACCATCGCCGGTAACCTGCCGGAGGACGGTGAAGAAATCGACGCACGACATGACATTCAGCAAAACGAAGACGGTAGCTGGACAGCCAACGGATATATGCCACTGGAAGATCTGGTGCTGTATCTGCCGCTGTCGCTGGAAGAAAAGCGTGAATATCATACATTGGCGGGCCTGCTGATGGAGCATAGCCAGCGCATTCCGCAGGAAGGAGAACACCTGTGCATCGGGGACTACCTGTTTGAACCGCTGGAAGTCAACAGCCACCGTGTTTTGAAGGTGAAAATTACTTCGTTGTCGCCGCCAGAACCTGATGATTAA
- the udk gene encoding uridine kinase has product MTDKPHQCIIIGIAGASASGKSLIASTLYRELREQVGDEHIGVIPEDSYYKAQTHLTMEERIKTNYDHPSAMDHNLLFQHLQMLKSGQAIEVPLYSYAEHTRKKETGHLEPKKVIILEGILLLTDIRLRQEMNFSIFVDTPLDICLMRRMKRDVNERGRSMDSVMAQYQKTVRPMFLQFIEPSKQYADIIVPRGGKNRIAIDILKAKISQFFQ; this is encoded by the coding sequence ATGACTGACAAGCCGCATCAGTGCATCATTATTGGTATAGCTGGCGCATCTGCCTCTGGAAAAAGCCTCATTGCCAGTACGTTATATCGTGAACTCCGCGAACAGGTAGGCGATGAACATATCGGCGTGATCCCTGAAGACAGTTATTACAAAGCCCAAACGCATCTGACCATGGAAGAACGGATCAAAACCAATTACGACCACCCCAGCGCCATGGATCACAACCTGCTGTTCCAGCATTTGCAAATGTTGAAATCAGGCCAGGCGATAGAAGTTCCACTGTACAGCTATGCTGAGCACACGCGCAAGAAAGAGACTGGGCACCTGGAGCCTAAAAAGGTGATCATTCTAGAAGGGATCTTATTGCTGACAGACATTCGCCTGCGCCAGGAAATGAACTTCTCGATCTTCGTCGATACACCGTTGGACATTTGCCTTATGCGCCGCATGAAGCGCGATGTGAATGAACGTGGTCGTTCGATGGATTCGGTTATGGCACAATATCAGAAAACTGTGCGTCCGATGTTCCTACAGTTTATCGAACCTTCCAAACAATATGCCGACATTATTGTGCCGCGAGGCGGCAAGAACCGTATAGCGATCGATATTCTGAAAGCCAAAATCAGTCAATTTTTTCAATAA
- the asmA gene encoding outer membrane assembly protein AsmA — MRRLLTALVILLVVLFAGMSALVLLVNPNDFRAYMVKKIEQNSGYQLMLAGDLRWHIWPQLSILSGHVTLTAPGAQAPLVSAENMRLDVKLLPLLSHHLFVKQVMLKNAVIRLTPESEEQPPVDASIAPVTPFAESVDTPWKLGIDNLRIVDSLLIWQRANDEQINVRDINLTLRQNDQRQVQMALSSRINRDQRDLTFTIAADIDLQHYPRQINAKLTRFNYQLAGADILNGGIKGEGHAQVAYQQTPPHIVFNPVSISANDNQFTGDISATVAEVPALVMNWSSANLNLDALSGWQSRTSSEPQVTASAPVIASQIDDQQQDLAALRDFNAQLIMQVDQLTYRGMNITQLAVQADNQRGLLRLHKLSGQLADGHFSLPGSLDARSDKPIIALQPLLKQVELGTLLKAFDMPQVMSGKFSMQGELTGDRLTLPSSIHRWRGSAQLAMQEGQLHGLNVQKLVQQVVARSDNSVRGQDTYPHYTAVAQLAAKASLNQGRVKISEMNAQSPLLSLDGSGTVNMVGKQCDMAINVRVTGGWQGRSDLIEQLRKTSIPLRVYGPWAQLNYQLQVEQILHKTLENRAKNALCNWVEKNKDSREGQDMKKLLDKL, encoded by the coding sequence ATGAGAAGACTACTGACAGCATTGGTGATCTTACTGGTTGTATTGTTTGCGGGAATGTCCGCGTTGGTGCTCTTGGTCAATCCTAATGATTTTCGCGCCTATATGGTTAAGAAAATAGAACAAAACAGCGGCTATCAGTTGATGCTCGCCGGCGATCTACGTTGGCATATTTGGCCGCAGTTGAGTATTCTTTCCGGCCACGTAACGCTGACCGCGCCAGGGGCTCAAGCGCCATTGGTGAGCGCTGAGAATATGCGCCTTGATGTCAAACTGTTGCCGCTGTTGTCTCACCACCTGTTTGTCAAACAAGTGATGTTGAAAAATGCTGTTATCCGCCTAACGCCGGAAAGTGAAGAACAGCCTCCAGTTGATGCCTCTATCGCGCCAGTTACCCCTTTCGCTGAGTCAGTAGACACACCGTGGAAATTGGGTATTGATAATCTGCGGATCGTGGATAGCCTGCTGATTTGGCAGCGCGCCAATGATGAACAGATCAACGTTAGAGACATCAATCTCACCCTGCGACAAAATGACCAGCGTCAGGTGCAAATGGCGCTTTCTAGCCGGATAAATCGTGATCAGCGCGATTTGACCTTCACGATTGCGGCCGATATCGATTTACAACACTACCCGCGCCAGATAAACGCGAAGCTAACCCGGTTCAATTACCAGTTGGCAGGGGCGGATATCTTAAATGGCGGCATCAAAGGTGAAGGCCACGCGCAGGTCGCTTATCAACAAACGCCACCGCATATTGTGTTCAACCCGGTAAGTATCAGTGCCAACGACAATCAGTTCACCGGTGATATCAGCGCGACTGTGGCGGAGGTGCCAGCGTTGGTAATGAACTGGTCCTCGGCCAATCTCAATTTGGATGCGCTTTCTGGCTGGCAATCCCGCACAAGTTCTGAACCGCAGGTGACGGCCTCCGCGCCGGTTATCGCCAGCCAAATTGACGACCAGCAACAGGATCTGGCTGCACTGCGCGATTTCAATGCACAGCTAATTATGCAAGTTGATCAATTGACCTATCGCGGCATGAATATCACCCAACTGGCCGTTCAGGCTGATAACCAGCGAGGGCTGCTCAGGCTGCATAAACTTTCAGGCCAACTGGCCGATGGGCATTTTTCCTTGCCCGGTTCGCTGGATGCGCGTAGCGATAAGCCGATCATCGCCCTACAGCCCCTATTGAAGCAGGTGGAACTGGGTACGCTGCTCAAAGCTTTTGATATGCCGCAGGTCATGAGTGGAAAATTCAGCATGCAGGGGGAACTGACCGGCGATCGCCTCACGTTACCTTCTTCTATACATCGCTGGCGCGGTAGCGCCCAGTTGGCGATGCAGGAGGGGCAACTGCATGGCTTGAACGTACAAAAGTTGGTCCAGCAGGTCGTGGCACGCAGCGACAACAGCGTACGTGGGCAGGACACTTACCCGCATTATACCGCCGTTGCACAGCTAGCGGCGAAGGCCAGCCTGAACCAAGGCAGGGTGAAAATCAGCGAGATGAATGCTCAGTCTCCACTGCTGAGTCTGGATGGCAGCGGCACCGTCAATATGGTGGGCAAACAGTGTGACATGGCGATCAACGTGCGGGTGACCGGCGGCTGGCAGGGCCGCAGTGACCTGATCGAACAGTTGCGAAAAACGTCAATTCCTTTGCGGGTTTACGGTCCCTGGGCACAGCTTAACTATCAGCTACAAGTCGAACAGATACTACATAAAACGTTGGAGAACCGAGCCAAGAACGCGCTATGTAATTGGGTTGAAAAGAATAAGGACTCGCGTGAAGGCCAGGATATGAAAAAGCTGCTTGATAAGCTTTAA
- the acnB gene encoding bifunctional aconitate hydratase 2/2-methylisocitrate dehydratase: protein MLEEYRKHVAERAAEGIAPKPLDATQMAALVKLLTTPPQGEAEFLLDLLINRVPTGVDEASYVKAGFLAAIAKGEAVSPLISPKKAIELLGTMQGGYNIHPLIDALENEKLAPIAVKALSHTLLMFDNFYDVEEKAKAGNPHAKQVVQSWADAEWFLSRPELAEKITVTVFKVTGETNTDDLSPAQDAWSRPDIPLHALAMLKNEREGIVPDKPGSVGPIRQIELLNQKGFPLAYVGDVVGTGSSRKSATNSVLWFMGDNIPYVPNKRGGGVVLGGKIAPIFFNTMEDAGALPIEVDVSELNMGDVIDVYPYKGEVRNHETGELIASFELKTDVLLDEVRAGGRIPLIIGRGLTTKAREALGLPHSDVFRIAKPVAASSKGFSLAQKMVGRACGVAGIRPGEYCEPKMTSVGSQDTTGPMTRDELKDLACLGFSADLVMQSFCHTAAYPKPVDVTTHHTLPDFIVNRGGVSLRPGDGVIHSWLNRMLLPDTVGTGGDSHTRFPIGISFPAGSGLVAFAAATGVMPLDMPESVLVRFKGKMQPGITLRDLVHAIPYYAIKQGLLTVEKKDKKNIFSGRILEIEGLSDLKVEQAFELTDASAERSAAACTIKLDKAPIEEYLNSNIVLLRWMISEGYGDSRTLDRRIQGMEKWLAAPQLLAGDADAEAAAVIEIDLAEITQPILCAPNDPDDARMLSDVANSKIDEVFIGSCMTNIGHFRAAGKLLDQHKGPLPTHLWVAPPTKMDAAQLTEEGYYSIFSKSGARIEIPGCSLCMGNQARISDGATVVSTSTRNFPNRLGTGANVYLASAELAAVASMLGRLPMPDEYQTFMAQVYKTAADTYRYLNFNQLGQYTDKADGVIFQTTI from the coding sequence GTGCTAGAAGAATACCGTAAGCACGTAGCCGAGCGTGCCGCTGAGGGCATTGCCCCTAAGCCACTAGACGCCACGCAAATGGCCGCGTTGGTTAAATTATTGACCACCCCCCCACAAGGCGAAGCAGAATTCCTGTTAGATTTACTGATTAATCGTGTTCCAACAGGTGTCGATGAAGCCTCTTATGTCAAAGCAGGTTTCCTGGCGGCCATCGCTAAAGGTGAAGCGGTATCCCCCTTGATTTCCCCTAAGAAAGCCATTGAACTGTTAGGTACCATGCAGGGCGGTTACAACATTCATCCGCTGATCGATGCGCTGGAGAACGAAAAGCTAGCTCCGATTGCCGTAAAAGCATTGTCCCATACACTGCTGATGTTCGATAATTTCTACGATGTGGAAGAGAAAGCCAAAGCAGGTAACCCGCACGCCAAGCAGGTGGTGCAGTCCTGGGCCGATGCCGAATGGTTTCTGTCGCGCCCTGAACTGGCGGAAAAGATCACCGTTACGGTGTTCAAAGTCACCGGTGAAACCAACACTGATGACCTGTCGCCCGCGCAGGATGCTTGGTCACGCCCAGATATCCCACTGCATGCTTTGGCAATGCTGAAAAATGAACGTGAAGGCATTGTGCCAGATAAGCCGGGTAGCGTTGGCCCGATCAGACAGATCGAATTGTTGAACCAGAAAGGCTTCCCGCTAGCCTACGTTGGCGACGTGGTTGGTACGGGTTCTTCACGTAAGTCTGCTACTAACTCTGTGCTGTGGTTTATGGGTGACAACATCCCATACGTGCCAAACAAGCGTGGTGGCGGTGTGGTGCTGGGCGGCAAGATTGCGCCAATCTTCTTCAACACGATGGAAGATGCTGGTGCACTGCCGATCGAAGTGGACGTCTCTGAGCTGAATATGGGCGATGTGATTGACGTTTACCCCTACAAAGGCGAAGTGCGCAACCACGAAACCGGCGAGTTGATCGCCAGCTTTGAACTGAAAACCGACGTGCTGTTGGACGAAGTGCGCGCTGGTGGCCGTATCCCATTGATTATTGGTCGTGGCTTGACGACCAAGGCACGTGAAGCGCTGGGCTTGCCGCACAGCGATGTATTCCGCATCGCTAAGCCGGTTGCAGCCAGCAGCAAAGGCTTCTCGTTGGCGCAAAAAATGGTTGGCCGCGCCTGTGGCGTTGCCGGTATTCGCCCAGGCGAATACTGCGAACCTAAGATGACCTCCGTGGGCTCTCAAGACACCACTGGCCCGATGACTCGCGACGAACTGAAAGATCTGGCCTGTCTGGGATTTTCTGCTGATCTGGTGATGCAGTCGTTCTGTCACACTGCCGCCTATCCGAAACCAGTCGATGTGACCACGCACCACACGTTGCCAGACTTTATCGTGAACCGTGGCGGCGTTTCGCTGCGTCCGGGGGATGGTGTTATCCACTCTTGGCTTAACCGCATGCTGTTGCCGGATACCGTTGGCACGGGTGGTGACTCCCATACCCGTTTCCCGATCGGTATCTCTTTTCCGGCCGGTTCTGGCCTGGTGGCGTTTGCCGCAGCAACGGGCGTTATGCCGCTTGACATGCCTGAGTCGGTATTGGTGCGTTTTAAAGGTAAAATGCAGCCTGGCATCACCCTGCGCGATCTGGTGCACGCCATTCCTTATTACGCGATCAAACAGGGTCTACTGACCGTTGAGAAGAAGGACAAGAAGAACATCTTCTCTGGCCGTATCCTGGAGATCGAAGGTTTGTCGGACTTGAAGGTCGAGCAAGCGTTTGAGCTGACTGATGCTTCCGCTGAGCGTTCAGCCGCCGCTTGCACCATCAAACTGGATAAGGCACCGATCGAAGAGTACCTGAATTCCAACATCGTGCTGTTAAGATGGATGATCTCCGAAGGCTATGGTGACAGCCGGACTCTGGATCGCCGTATTCAGGGCATGGAAAAATGGCTGGCGGCTCCTCAGCTTCTGGCTGGCGATGCAGATGCCGAAGCTGCTGCGGTGATCGAGATCGATTTGGCGGAAATCACGCAACCTATTCTGTGTGCACCCAACGATCCCGACGATGCGCGCATGCTATCTGACGTGGCCAACAGCAAGATCGATGAAGTATTCATTGGTTCTTGCATGACTAACATAGGCCACTTCCGCGCAGCCGGTAAGCTGCTGGATCAGCACAAAGGCCCGTTGCCAACCCACTTGTGGGTGGCCCCACCCACCAAGATGGATGCAGCTCAGTTGACCGAAGAGGGTTACTACAGCATATTTAGTAAGAGTGGTGCACGCATTGAGATACCAGGCTGTTCACTGTGCATGGGTAACCAGGCGCGCATCTCGGACGGCGCGACGGTAGTTTCTACCTCAACCCGTAATTTTCCGAACCGTCTAGGCACTGGCGCGAACGTCTACCTTGCCTCCGCAGAGCTGGCGGCGGTCGCTTCAATGCTGGGCCGCCTGCCGATGCCGGACGAGTATCAGACCTTTATGGCGCAGGTTTATAAAACTGCGGCGGATACCTACCGCTATCTTAACTTTAACCAGTTGGGACAATACACGGATAAAGCTGATGGTGTGATTTTCCAAACTACAATCTAG
- the dcd gene encoding dCTP deaminase: MRLCDRDIEAWLDNGKLLISPRPPIERINGATVDVRLGNQFRVFLGHTAAFIDLSGPKNEVSAALDRVISEEIVLPEGEAFFLHPGELALAVTFESVTLSNDLVGWLDGRSSLARLGLMVHVTAHRIDPGWHGCIVLEFYNSGKLPLALRPGMLIGALSFEPLSGPAARPYNSRQDAKYRDQQGAVASRIDKD; encoded by the coding sequence ATGAGACTGTGTGACCGTGATATAGAAGCCTGGCTGGATAACGGAAAACTGTTGATTTCACCGCGTCCGCCGATTGAGCGCATTAACGGGGCCACAGTGGATGTCCGCTTGGGCAATCAGTTCCGGGTGTTCCTTGGTCATACTGCCGCCTTTATTGATCTTAGCGGCCCGAAAAATGAAGTCAGCGCAGCGCTTGATCGCGTGATTAGCGAAGAAATCGTCTTGCCGGAAGGAGAAGCTTTCTTCCTTCACCCAGGTGAACTGGCGCTGGCGGTGACATTTGAATCCGTGACATTGTCAAATGATCTGGTCGGCTGGTTGGATGGCCGCTCTTCTCTGGCGCGTCTGGGACTGATGGTACACGTTACGGCGCACCGTATCGATCCTGGTTGGCATGGGTGCATTGTACTGGAGTTCTATAATTCAGGTAAGTTACCGCTGGCATTACGCCCTGGGATGTTGATCGGTGCCCTGAGTTTTGAACCCCTATCTGGGCCAGCTGCGCGTCCCTACAACAGCCGCCAGGATGCTAAATACCGCGATCAGCAAGGCGCTGTGGCGAGTCGAATCGACAAAGATTAA
- the lpdA gene encoding dihydrolipoyl dehydrogenase, protein MSTEIKTQVVVLGAGPAGYSAAFRCADLGLETLLVERYSTLGGVCLNVGCIPSKALLHVAKVIEEAKALAAHGIVFGEPITDIDKVRVWKEKVITQLTGGLAGMANGRNVTVVNGLGKFTGANTLVVEGEKGSTTINFDNAIIAVGSRPIQLPFIPHEDPRVWDSTDALALRTIPQRLLVMGGGIIGLEMATVYHALGSQIDVVEMFDQVIPAADKDVVKIFTKRISKQFNLLLETKVTEVEAKEEGIYVTMGGKNALTEPQLYDAVLVAIGRVPNGKMLDAYKAGVDVDERGFINVDKQLRTNIAHIFAIGDIVGQPMLAHKGVHEGHVAAEAIAGMKHYFDPKVIPSIAYTEPEVAWVGLTEKEAKDKGISYETATFPWAASGRAIASDCADGMTKLIFDKETHRILGGAIVGTNGGELLGEIGLAIEMGCDAEDIALTIHAHPTLHESVGLSAEIYEGSITDLPNSKAKNK, encoded by the coding sequence ATGAGTACTGAAATTAAAACTCAGGTCGTGGTACTTGGGGCAGGCCCGGCAGGTTACTCTGCGGCTTTTCGTTGCGCTGACTTAGGCCTTGAAACCCTACTGGTTGAACGTTATTCCACTTTGGGCGGGGTTTGTCTGAATGTGGGCTGTATCCCTTCCAAAGCACTGCTGCATGTTGCCAAAGTGATCGAAGAAGCCAAGGCGCTGGCCGCACACGGCATCGTTTTTGGTGAGCCGATAACCGACATCGACAAAGTTCGCGTTTGGAAAGAAAAGGTGATCACTCAGTTAACCGGGGGGCTGGCTGGCATGGCCAACGGCCGCAACGTGACAGTGGTCAACGGCTTGGGCAAGTTCACTGGTGCTAACACCCTGGTTGTTGAAGGCGAAAAGGGTTCAACAACCATTAACTTCGATAACGCTATCATCGCTGTGGGTTCTCGCCCAATTCAATTGCCGTTCATTCCCCATGAAGATCCGCGCGTGTGGGATTCCACTGATGCACTGGCGCTGAGAACTATTCCACAGCGTTTACTGGTTATGGGAGGGGGCATCATAGGCCTGGAAATGGCTACCGTATACCATGCTCTGGGTTCACAAATCGACGTGGTCGAGATGTTCGATCAGGTTATCCCAGCCGCAGATAAAGATGTAGTGAAAATTTTTACCAAACGCATCAGCAAGCAGTTCAACTTGTTGCTGGAAACCAAAGTGACTGAGGTAGAAGCCAAAGAAGAAGGTATCTATGTCACTATGGGAGGCAAAAATGCGCTGACAGAGCCACAGCTTTACGATGCGGTGCTGGTGGCCATCGGTCGTGTACCGAATGGCAAAATGCTGGATGCCTACAAAGCCGGTGTTGACGTTGACGAACGCGGCTTTATCAACGTAGACAAACAGCTACGCACAAATATAGCGCATATCTTCGCTATCGGTGACATCGTTGGCCAGCCGATGCTGGCACACAAAGGTGTGCATGAAGGCCATGTTGCCGCAGAAGCTATTGCTGGCATGAAGCATTACTTCGACCCGAAGGTGATCCCATCAATCGCTTACACTGAACCAGAAGTAGCATGGGTAGGTCTGACTGAGAAAGAAGCGAAAGATAAGGGCATCAGCTACGAAACTGCCACCTTTCCGTGGGCTGCGTCTGGCCGTGCTATCGCTTCCGATTGTGCAGATGGCATGACTAAACTTATCTTCGACAAAGAAACTCACCGTATCCTCGGTGGCGCGATTGTCGGCACCAACGGCGGTGAACTACTGGGTGAAATTGGTCTGGCTATCGAGATGGGCTGTGACGCAGAAGATATCGCGCTGACCATTCACGCTCACCCAACCCTGCACGAATCTGTGGGCCTGTCGGCAGAGATTTACGAAGGCAGCATAACTGACTTGCCAAACTCGAAAGCCAAGAATAAGTAA